In Brienomyrus brachyistius isolate T26 chromosome 14, BBRACH_0.4, whole genome shotgun sequence, the following proteins share a genomic window:
- the LOC125707646 gene encoding germinal-center associated nuclear protein-like → MEPSPDGLESEHLASSLPSPLFHLIGQVAETAEEKYRLLEQRDKILRQARPKRTDLDLSKVFVGTCPDMCPEKERYMRETRNQLSSFEVIPNTEKVDHTAAIKEYSRSSADQEEPLPHELRPLTVLNMTMNYLVTQVMDQGEDNYRDWYDFVWNRTRGIRKDITQQHLCDPLTVSLIEKCARFHIHCAHHLCQEPMMSFDAKINNENLTKCLQSLKEMYQDLASKNIYCPHEAEFRQYSVLLKLNDGDILREVQQFRAELRNSPEVKFAVQAFAAVNSNNFVRFFKLVKVASYLAGCILHRYFDQVRREALRALNVAYSSRGSTTFPVEDLVRMLMFQNAGEASDLALQYGLAVDAGMVELSRTAYQEPEIQPRPKRSVAIARKREVLVGQVVNGAPLPNPPQHTPVNSFDSRNKYRGDGQPAEAGSVPRAAASPQRPPIELDARALQHRSKMPSDPAESAGLPGREESGALGASPSEAPPVAPPTPPPPEPVYTEQDIATEVEAMLEEVVQAEVADVAATGAEYISAALSMCNGQVEAVLSEVVEQMLREVSAAEIQAEREHIAEEKRRMEEARRKQEHEELLAWLSKTLCAEITQEVLRDCIVETASTEIRRAQEEQAECVARSSQDVCEVLLEETLCGELTLLAQDVLEAELLSIRRFIKRWRDVVAVRRQLKRQMRDFPAAPGCVDPRFRLQALAPSAPPSPCLDRLARGVVNLGHAGDLSVSCTRLAKMRRETEHQMKVHLFYQQLLSESVWGPLDLLSLVAASVLNPSDTIFWKAALLLPSDHERDASVANQILTEWLESKFGNSEKQEHREMVPNGHMQTLSISSGLRSVGERMHTVHVCVKVARGPLSEEGQLALEKRKGLMGMGALLMLLPSAVSPGADEEDGDIFLLSALLQLRQIQQANAWPQALPLVVVVPGQAGHRASDERLEEDLMLQTLIEEGLISEYMFVHIPETTNEPQGSEQIRHAVRWLAARSTAPARLVSQTLVQVVEAGLCREFAGRLHRDRRDRDMAGLPSQGPAPVIGLYNTVLAFLAGLVSSPSLAGLSWPVAEFSVPGGGDCLPHLLWNSAEHLEWLQGAVLSLRLPDWPLPAVGAPWSQLVASIFQYVSQIPWSRHSQPLLMSQLENLLERLRQDCVGRGGGPDKEPTFWEVPWDEIVMLCVEHQLLDWNPPGCPVSEDVISDDGEIPVYFLSDGLQGFIPPSCWVDAVKQTHRDKQQGKAGCHQSMWPHPRLARPRLQQKLFHSMVEDPESGSGVAPVLDAASSPQDLLARIEEEKEQSRRFEDQLRTWLDVESLGPSSSSSTLFLPSSLLSVPEIVVPSPKMAAPPALALQKERSVRSDQARGAASSMARRLQELEQLISASREEELACELKLSCLLDIVDD, encoded by the exons atggagcccagcccagacggcctcgaatccgaacatctagccagcagcctcccctctcccctcttccacctgattggccaggtagctgaaaccgcagaggagaagtatcgtctgctagagcagcgggacaagatcctgcgacagg ctcggcccaagaggaccgacctggatctgtccaaggtgtttgtgggtacgtgtcctgacatgtgtccggagaaggagcgttacatgagggagacccggaaccaactgagctcttttgaggtcatccccaacacggagaag gtggaccacactgctgccattaaggagtacagcaggtcctctgctgaccaggaggagcccctcccccatgaactgcggccccttactgtgctgaacatgaccatgaactacctggttacccaggtcatggaccagggtgaggacaactaccgtgactggtatgactttgtgtggaaccgcacacgaggtatccggaag gatatcactcagcagcacctgtgcgacccgcttacggtgtcccttattgaaaagtgcgcccgcttccacatccactgcgcacaccacctgtgccaggagcccatgatgtcctttgatgctaagatcaacaatgaaaacctgaccaaatgcctgcagagcctcaaggagatgtaccaggacctggccagcaagaacatctactgccctcatgaggcagagtttcggcagtacagcgtgctcctgaagctcaatgatggagacatcctccg ggaggtgcagcaattccgggcggagctccgaaactctccggaggtgaagtttgccgtccaggcctttgccgctgtcaacagcaacaacttcgtgaggttcttcaagctggtcaaggtggcctcgtatctggctggttgcatcttgcaccgctacttcgaccag gtgcgccgtgaggctctgcgggccctgaatgtggcctacagctcccgtggttccaccacattcccggtcgaagacctggtccggatgctcatgttccagaatgccggcgaggcttcggacctcgcgctgcagtatgggctcgcggtcgatgcagg catggtggagctaagccggacagcgtaccaggagcctgagatccagccacgtccaaagcgctctgtggccatcgcaaggaagcgggaggtgctggtgggccaagtggtcaacggcgcgccactgcccaacccaccccaacacacacccgtcaacagctttgacagccgcaacaagtaccgtggggatgggcagccagcggaggcaggcagtgtgcccagggctg cagcctcccctcagaggccccccattgagctggatgcgcgggccctccagcaccgatccaagatgccgagcgacccagcggagtcagctggcctccctggtagagaggagagtggagcacttggggcatctccgtcggaggcaccaccagtcgccccacctacgcctcccccaccggagcccgtttacacagagcag gacatcgccacggaggtagaggccatgctggaggaggtagtgcaggccgaggtggctgacgtggctgccaccggagccgagtacatctctgctgcactcag catgtgcaacggccaggtggaggcagtgctgagtgaggtggtggagcagatgctgcgggaggtttctgctgccgagatccaggcagagagggagcatatcgctgaggagaagcgcaggatggaggaagccag gagaaagcaggaacacgaggagctcctggcctggctcagcaagacactgtgtgccgagatcacacaggaggtgctgcgcgactgcatcgtggagactgcctcaacagagatcag gcgtgcccaagaagagcaggcagaatgtgtggctcgcagctcacaagacgtgtgtgaggtactgctggaggagacgctgtgtggtgagctcaccctgctggcccaagacgtcctggaagcagagcttctgagtatacgcaggttcatcaaaag gtggcgtgatgtggtggccgtgcgcaggcagctgaagcgacagatgcgtgattttcctgctgcccctggctgtgtggacccccgcttcaggctgcaggccttggcccccagtgcccccccctcaccctgcctggacaggctggcccggggcgtggtcaacctggggcacgctggggacctctctgtttcctgcaccag gttggcgaagatgcgaagggaaaccgagcatcagatgaaggtccacttgttctaccagcagctcctgag cgaatctgtgtgggggccactggacctgctcagtctggtggcagcaagcgtcttgaacccatctgacacaatcttctggaaggcagccctcttgttgccaagtgatcatgaaagagatgccagtgttgctaacca gattttgacagaatggctggagtccaaattcggtaactcggagaagcaagaacacagggagatggtccccaacggacacatgcaaaccttgagcatcagcagcggcctgcggagcgtgggggagcgcatgcacacagtgcacgtgtgtgtgaag gtggcccgcgggcccctcagcgaggaaggccagttggcattggagaagcggaaggggctgatgggcatgggcgccctgctgatgctgctgccctcggcagtcagtcccggggctgatgaggaagacggggacatcttcctgttatccgccctgctgcagctccggcagatccagcaggctaatgcctggccacaggcccttcctctggtggtggtggtcccagggcaggctgggcacagggccagcgatgaacggctagaggaag acctgatgcttcagacactcattgaggaaggtttgatttcagagtacatgttcgtccatatccccgagaccacgaacgaaccccaaggatccgagcag atccgccatgccgtcaggtggctcgctgcccgctccacggcaccagcccggctcgtctcgcagacgttggtgcaggttgtggaggccgggctctgccgcgagtttgctggtaggcttcaccgtgatcggagggaccgtgacatggcgggactgccctcccagggccctgcacccgtcatcggcctctacaacactgtcctggctttcttggctggccttgtgtcgtccccgagtctggctggcctctcctggcccgtggcagagttctcggtgccagggggtggtgactgcctaccacatctgctctggaactcggctgagcacctggagtggctccagggggcagtcctgagcctgcggctgcccgactggccgctgccagccgtggggg ctccttggagccagctggttgcctccatcttccagtacgtatctcaaatcccatggtcccgccacagccagccactccttatgtcccagttggagaaccttttggagaggctgcgtcaggactgtgtgggccgaggtggggggccggacaaggagcccactttctgggaggtgccctgggacgaaattgtcatgctctgtgtagagcaccaactcctggactggaaccctcctgggtgccccgtgagtgaag atgtcatcagtgacgacggagaaatcccggtgtatttcctgagcgatgggctgcagggcttcataccgccgtcctgctgggtggatgccgtaaagcagacgcacagggacaagcagcaggggaaggcagg gtgtcaccagagcatgtggcctcatcctcgactggccaggccacgtcttcaacagaagctgtttcacagcatggttgaggaccctgagtccggatccggtgttgcccctgttttggatgctgcctccagcccccaggacctcctggctcgcattgaggaggagaaagaacagagccgcag gttcgaggaccagctgcgtacctggcttgacgtcgagtccctgggcccttcctcttcctcctcaacacttttcttgccttcttcgttactgtctgtaccggagatcgtagtgccctccccaaagatggctgccccacctgcacttgccctg cagaaggagcgcagtgtccgcagtgaccaggccaggggagctgccagttctATGGCGAGGCGtctacaggagctggagcagctgatctctgcaagccgggaggaggagctcgcatgtgagctgaagctaagctgccttctggacattgttgatgactga
- the LOC125707674 gene encoding nuclear pore complex protein Nup214-like has product MNPSGLFGRTQGGAFQSPRAPTSGLFSFGQQNAPFVQPPALGQGTGQTSLFSTSSAFGQTGSLFGQPGGTASGQAPTFGMPGSGSQTPSFVQSDTRFGPPPSFGQPAGVGQSSVFNQNSAFPQTSAFGQTGGFAQHTPGFGGSNAISASSVPPSSGSSQPLRFGQLSTGSSSVFSPGSVQGRGFSTSEFSFKPSDAAVFKPIYSASPEPAVSQAVSESFGSSPSSTTATSMDSSGPAPAASEFLSGALGFSFSQPIAVSSSIQQHPPHQRCTSQHHPGVQLLETSSTLRWCWQWPGWGDLPGRLCLQVLCL; this is encoded by the coding sequence atgaatccgtctgggcttttcggcagaacacaaggcggagcgtttcagtctccgcgcgccccgacctcggggctcttttccttcggccagcagaacgcccctttcgtgcagccgcctgccctcggccagggcaccggccagacctcgctcttcagtacatcgtctgccttcggccagaccggatcccttttcgggcagcctggcgggacggcgtctggacaggccccgaccttcggcatgcccggttctgggagtcagaccccgtcatttgtacagagcgacaccaggttcggcccgccgccctccttcgggcagccggccggggtcggtcagagctctgtctttaaccagaactcggcttttccccagacctctgccttcggacagaccggcggatttgctcagcacacacccggcttcggcggctctaacgctatctccgcctcctctgttcccccctcctcggggtctagtcaaccactgagattcggacagttgtccacagggtcttcttcggtattctcccctggaagcgttcagggccgcggatttagcacctcagagttcagcttcaagccgtcagacgcagctgtgttcaaacctatttatagcgccagtcctgaaccggctgtgtcccaggctgtgtccgagtcttttggttccagcccatccagcaccaccgctaccagtatggacagcagtgggcctgctcctgctgcctctgagttcctttctggagcattaggttttagcttctcacagcccatcgcagtgtccagcagcatccagcagcatcctccccaccaaagatgcacatcccagcaccacccaggagttcagcttctcgaaaccagcagcaccctccgttggtgctggcagtggcctgggtggggggacctcccaggccgcctctgtctccaggtactctgcctctag
- the LOC125707671 gene encoding germinal-center associated nuclear protein-like, with protein MFVHIPETTNEPQGSEQIRHAVRWLAARSTAPARLVSQTLVQVVEAGLCREFAGRLHRDRRDRDMAGLPSQGPAPVIGLYNTVLAFLAGLVSSPSLAGLSWPVAEFSVPGGGDCLPHLLWNSAEHLEWLQGAVLSLRLPDWPLPAVGAPWSQLVASIFQYVSQIPWSRHSQPLLMSQLENLLERLRQDCVGRGGGPDKEPTFWEVPWDEIVMLCVEHQLRDWNPPGCPVSEDVISDDGEISVYFLSDGLQGFIPPSCWVDAVKQTHRDKQQGKAGCHQSMWPHPRMARPRLQQKLFHSMVEDPESGSGVAPVLDAASSPQDLLARIEEEKEQSRRFEDQLRTWLDVESLGPSSSSSPLFLPSLLLSVPEIVVPSPKMAAPPALALQKERSVRSDQARGAASLYISADVTQARI; from the exons atgttcgtccatatccccgagaccacgaacgaaccccaaggatccgagcag atccgccatgccgtcaggtggctcgctgcccgctccacggcaccagcccggctcgtctcgcagacgttggtgcaggttgtggaggccgggctctgccgcgagtttgctggtaggcttcaccgtgatcggagggaccgtgacatggcgggactgccctcccagggccctgcacccgtcatcggcctctacaacactgtcctggctttcttggctggccttgtgtcgtccccgagtctggctggcctctcctggcccgtggcagagttctcggtgccagggggtggtgactgcctaccacatctgctctggaactcggctgagcacctggagtggctccagggggcagtcctgagcctgcggctgcccgactggccgctgccagccgtggggg ctccttggagccagctggttgcctccatcttccagtacgtatctcaaatcccatggtcccgccacagccagccactccttatgtcccagttggagaaccttttggagaggctgcgtcaggactgtgtgggccgaggtggggggccggacaaggagcccactttctgggaggtgccctgggacgaaattgtcatgctctgtgtagagcaccaactccgggactggaaccctcctgggtgccccgtgagtgaag atgtcatcagtgacgacggagaaatctcggtgtatttcctgagcgatgggctgcagggcttcataccgccgtcctgctgggtggatgccgtaaagcagacgcacagggacaagcagcaggggaaggcagg gtgtcaccagagcatgtggcctcatcctcgaatggccaggccacgtcttcaacagaagctgtttcacagcatggttgaggaccctgagtccggatccggtgttgcccctgttttggatgctgcctccagcccccaggacctcctggctcgcattgaggaggagaaagaacagagccgcag gttcgaggaccagctgcgtacctggcttgacgtcgagtccctgggcccttcctcttcctcctcaccacttttcttgccttctttgttactgtctgtaccggagatcgtagtgccctccccaaagatggctgccccacctgcacttgccctg cagaaggagcgcagtgtccgcagtgaccaggccaggggagctgccagtttgtatatttccgcagatgtgacacaggcgcggatataa